Within Veillonellales bacterium, the genomic segment TGCAGAACATTATAGCCCAGTTGCCTAATGAAACTTCCGAAATCATGATGCATCCCGGGTATGATAATAATATCTTGGGGCAGGCCTATTCTTGGAATTATCACTGGCAGGAGGAATTAGCAGCTGTGAAGAGTCTTCAGACAAAGCAGCGTCTGGAAGAAAAAAGGGTGAATTTGATTTCTTTTAAGGAGTTAGCACATGGCTAAATTTTATAAACGACTTATCTTACTGATTTTACTGGTAGGATGCATATCGGGTGCAGTTATCTATTTTACAGTTGATATCCATACACTGCGCCACCTTAATGCTTTTCAGCCTTGGTCTCTGGGGCTTGCGCTGCTGCTGCTTGCTGTTGGGCTTTTTTTTGACGGCACGCGTTTGATGCATTTAGTTCGTATTTCCGGTGAACACATTCGTTTGGTTGAAGCCGTGCAGGTTGTCTTTGGCAACTATTTTCTCGCGCTCCTGACTCCCGGAGCGGCAGGCGGAGCGGTAGCACAAGTTATGTTCTTGCGCCGGGCCGGGGTTCCAACCGGAAAAGCCACTGTTTTGGTAGTTGTGCGGACAATTTTGTCGATTGTTTTTTTATTGGTTTGTTTACCGCTGGTGTTTTATCATGATCCCGGCCTTATGCCCTGGCTTTCGCAGCGAGTATTAGCCGTAGCTTCTATTGGCTGCGTTATTAGTGTATTTGGCGTTATATGGATGCTGCGGACCAGTCTGCCCAATTACCTTTTGGTTGTTTTAACAAAAAAAATAAGTCATACAAGACGCCGCCGGATATTTTCAGCGTATCGCGATGTGCGCGGCGCAGTGTTTATGCTTTCTTCCGCGCCTCGCAGCATGCTGCGAGTTTTGGCTGAATCCGCTGTCAGTTTGTTAGCCATCTATAGTGTCGTTCCCATTCTTTTTATGGGAATGGGAATAAGCTTTGATTGGAAGTATATTATGGGTAGAATGATTTTTCTCAACATATTGTTGTATTTTGCCCCGACACCGGGCGGATCGGGAATTGCCGAAGGGGGATTTGTCCTGTTGTTCAGTGACTTTCTGCCTTCCGGTACAGTAGGGATTGCGGCGGTAGCCTGGCGTATGCTGGCCGAATATGTTCCTTTTACCATTGGTTTATATTTTACAATCAAAGTTTTTGGCCGTGATTTTTTGAGCAACCAGATTAAATAGGAATTAAGGAGGAAACATTCATGAAAGCACTAGTTACAGGCGGCGCCGGTTTTATCGGATCCCATATCGTCGATAAACTGGTACAGGAAAACTGCCGGGTGGTAGTAGTCGATAATTTGAGTACCGGACTGCGGAATAATCTGAACGCAAAGGCTAAGTTTGTCGAAATGGATATTCGCAGCCATGAATTAATTGATTTGTTTCAAACCGAGCAGTTTGATTATGTAATTCATCAGGCGGCTCAAACGATGGTTCCCAGTTCGATTGAAAATCCGGATTATGATTGTCAGGTCAATATTTTAGGAACAGTGAATGTATTGGAATGCTGTCGTAAAACCGGGGTAAAGCGGCTGGTATTTGCTTCGTCGGCGGCAGTGTACGGGAATGTGGAAACCATACCTGTTACCGAAACGGCTGAAACTTGTCCCACCTCATTTTACGGCCTGAGCAAGTTAACAGTGGAAAAGTATCTTTATTTATATCATGAGATTTATGGCTTCGATTATGTCGTTTTGCGCTATGCCAATGTATATGGAGAACGTCAGGGGGACGCCGGTGAAGGCGGGGTAGTCAGTATTTTTACCCGTAAAATTCATCAGGGCCAGCCGCTGACTATCTTTGGCGATGGCGGCCAAACCCGGGATTTTATTTATGTTGGCGATGTAGCCAATGCTAATTATCAGGCTATGGTGACGCCGAATGGAAATGCTGTGTATAATATTAGCACTCAAACCGAAACAAGTGTTAACACTTTAATCGAATTGTTAGGCAAAGCCTCCGGCCAAGCTGCAAGTAAAGAATACAGGGATCCCCGCGACGGCGATATTTACCGTTCTTTTTTAGCCAATGCTGCCGCGCGGCAAAATTTAGCCTGGACTCCGTCGATTCCCTTAGTTGAAGGGCTTTATCGGACATATCAATTTTCAAAGTAAAGGGTAGAGCAATAAACAGGAGGTTGAAATTTTGAGACGTTGGATGCCCGGCCTTTGGCTAGTTATAGGTGTTACTGGTTTAGTTATGTTTTTAAATTTAGGCGGAATACCTTTGCTAGATCCGGACGAACCGGTTTATGCGGAGACAGCGAAAGAAATGATTGCCTATAATGATTTTATTTCGCCGCGAATTTATGGTGAATATTGGTATGACAAACCGCCGATGTATTATTGGCTGGTAGCTGCAGCGTATAAAATTGGCGGCATCAGCGAATTTACATCCCGGTTTCCCTCGGCCTTATTAGCGGTATTTTGTACGGCTGCGGTATATTTATCGGCGGCGCGGCTGTTTAATCAACGGACTGCGGTTGCCAGCGGGCTGATTCTTGCTACCAGTATTGAATTTTTTTATCTTGGCAAAGCGGCAGTCACCGATATCACTTTAACTTTTTTTCTTACGGCAGCCTTATTGGCGTTTATTGAAAAGCGTTACTACTGGTTTTATATTTTTGCCGGG encodes:
- a CDS encoding lysylphosphatidylglycerol synthase transmembrane domain-containing protein; this translates as MAKFYKRLILLILLVGCISGAVIYFTVDIHTLRHLNAFQPWSLGLALLLLAVGLFFDGTRLMHLVRISGEHIRLVEAVQVVFGNYFLALLTPGAAGGAVAQVMFLRRAGVPTGKATVLVVVRTILSIVFLLVCLPLVFYHDPGLMPWLSQRVLAVASIGCVISVFGVIWMLRTSLPNYLLVVLTKKISHTRRRRIFSAYRDVRGAVFMLSSAPRSMLRVLAESAVSLLAIYSVVPILFMGMGISFDWKYIMGRMIFLNILLYFAPTPGGSGIAEGGFVLLFSDFLPSGTVGIAAVAWRMLAEYVPFTIGLYFTIKVFGRDFLSNQIK
- a CDS encoding NAD-dependent epimerase/dehydratase family protein encodes the protein MKALVTGGAGFIGSHIVDKLVQENCRVVVVDNLSTGLRNNLNAKAKFVEMDIRSHELIDLFQTEQFDYVIHQAAQTMVPSSIENPDYDCQVNILGTVNVLECCRKTGVKRLVFASSAAVYGNVETIPVTETAETCPTSFYGLSKLTVEKYLYLYHEIYGFDYVVLRYANVYGERQGDAGEGGVVSIFTRKIHQGQPLTIFGDGGQTRDFIYVGDVANANYQAMVTPNGNAVYNISTQTETSVNTLIELLGKASGQAASKEYRDPRDGDIYRSFLANAAARQNLAWTPSIPLVEGLYRTYQFSK